In the genome of Deinococcus deserti VCD115, one region contains:
- a CDS encoding ankyrin repeat domain-containing protein yields the protein MNALSKSRTWMCIALMCSAALAEQNLAEMQLSNAANYCDTAQAIALIAQGVNINTRNSGGYTPLMMAANSGCTDIARLLIARGADLSVKTSAGWDAAYLAKLNNHQAVLALLTTPARPRSTAAEPATPRAPAVKTPSPTAVPSAPTSAPPKAHTAWPKLGKYKPGQSVLYSGTAGKTWTRGVIRSIDPKYGYNLTGVTGSEDANFVVGVNREPFWTAWFVGDWRVNVPVAVNTVVRGTDVYRVYSGGLRLPPLRINADGTYSWRVQSTGGEQLLRGRWVPNPDGPGVLLRAGPQGADWLVYNNSRTGSALGDTIIISSACCSHYAGSRL from the coding sequence GTGAACGCTCTATCGAAATCACGGACCTGGATGTGCATTGCGCTGATGTGCAGCGCGGCCCTGGCAGAGCAGAACCTCGCAGAAATGCAGCTCTCCAACGCCGCCAACTACTGTGACACCGCTCAGGCAATCGCGCTGATCGCACAGGGTGTGAACATCAATACCCGGAATTCCGGCGGCTACACACCCCTGATGATGGCCGCAAACTCCGGTTGCACGGACATTGCCCGGTTGCTGATCGCGCGCGGCGCTGATCTGAGCGTGAAAACGTCCGCCGGCTGGGATGCTGCTTACCTCGCGAAACTCAACAACCACCAGGCAGTACTGGCCCTGCTGACCACGCCCGCGCGCCCGCGCAGCACAGCCGCTGAGCCAGCCACACCACGGGCCCCGGCCGTCAAGACACCCTCACCGACCGCGGTACCAAGCGCGCCGACGAGTGCGCCGCCGAAGGCGCACACCGCCTGGCCGAAACTCGGGAAGTACAAGCCCGGCCAGAGCGTGCTGTATAGCGGAACGGCCGGGAAAACCTGGACGCGCGGCGTGATCCGCAGCATCGACCCGAAGTACGGGTATAACCTGACCGGAGTGACCGGCAGCGAGGACGCGAATTTCGTGGTGGGCGTGAACCGCGAGCCGTTCTGGACCGCCTGGTTCGTGGGAGATTGGCGCGTGAACGTCCCGGTCGCCGTAAATACCGTCGTCAGGGGCACCGACGTGTACCGCGTGTACAGTGGCGGGCTGCGCCTGCCACCCCTGCGCATCAATGCGGACGGAACGTACAGCTGGCGCGTCCAGTCGACCGGAGGCGAGCAGTTACTGCGTGGGCGCTGGGTCCCGAACCCGGACGGGCCGGGTGTACTGCTGCGTGCTGGCCCGCAGGGGGCGGACTGGCTGGTGTACAACAACTCCCGCACGGGGAGTGCACTGGGAGACACCATCATTATTTCCAGCGCCTGCTGCTCGCATTACGCCGGCTCACGCCTCTAA
- a CDS encoding ABC transporter substrate-binding protein produces MLSTRLSSSLITLTMLAGSIAGAQTLTVGMDADVVRLDPVLSAAAVDRHVLYQVFDRLVDVDENLKIVPSVARSWKISSNGLTYTLTLRSGIKFHDGTSLNAAAVKYSLERSLNMDGSARKNELSAIKSITAVNPTTVRIDLHAPFGPLLAILSDRAGMIVSPTAAAKSGADFGRAPVGSGPFSFVSRTQQDNITLNSYSEYWNGAPKIDKLVYRPFPDGDVRYANLLSGGAQVIVVDAKDVEKLESNNKFNVISIPTLGFQGIWLNTTRAPFNNKLVRQAVAATIDRNAVAQVVFRNTAKPAAGPFPPNTPAYSSSIKVPTPNIADARKKLKQAGVSNLTFTMIAATGTTTALLTQVYQAMMAEAGINMKIELVDNGALSSRATSFNFDAALLNWSGRIDPDGNIYDWVRTGGTYNYGRYSNKEVDALLAKARAQSSMSARKATYNVALGKVLSDTPYIWVYHQSNMYGTTKAVSGLKSIPDGILRFKDVVLK; encoded by the coding sequence ATGCTTAGCACGAGATTATCATCGTCTTTGATCACGCTTACTATGCTTGCCGGAAGCATTGCGGGCGCTCAAACCCTTACGGTTGGCATGGATGCTGACGTGGTTCGGCTCGATCCAGTCTTGTCGGCTGCGGCTGTTGACCGACACGTGCTGTACCAGGTATTTGACCGCCTTGTGGATGTGGACGAAAACCTCAAAATCGTTCCGTCCGTCGCCAGGAGTTGGAAAATCAGCTCGAATGGCCTCACGTACACGCTCACGTTACGGAGCGGAATTAAATTTCATGATGGCACATCCCTCAATGCCGCCGCTGTCAAGTACTCACTGGAACGCAGCTTGAACATGGATGGTAGCGCGCGGAAAAACGAACTTTCTGCAATCAAAAGTATCACGGCGGTGAACCCAACCACCGTTCGCATTGACCTGCACGCGCCATTTGGTCCGTTACTCGCGATACTTAGTGATCGTGCTGGCATGATTGTTTCACCAACTGCAGCGGCAAAGTCTGGCGCTGACTTCGGGCGTGCGCCTGTTGGCAGCGGACCGTTCTCATTTGTCAGCCGAACTCAGCAGGACAACATTACTTTGAACTCATACAGTGAGTATTGGAATGGCGCACCGAAGATAGACAAGCTTGTTTACCGACCGTTTCCTGACGGTGACGTACGGTACGCGAACCTGCTGTCCGGAGGGGCGCAAGTCATAGTGGTAGATGCCAAAGACGTTGAGAAGCTTGAAAGCAATAACAAATTCAATGTAATCAGCATTCCCACGCTGGGATTTCAAGGAATTTGGCTAAACACTACCCGCGCTCCCTTTAACAATAAGCTGGTACGCCAGGCTGTCGCTGCCACCATTGACCGCAATGCTGTTGCGCAGGTGGTTTTTCGAAACACCGCCAAGCCAGCCGCTGGTCCTTTTCCCCCAAACACTCCTGCGTACAGCTCAAGCATCAAGGTGCCTACCCCGAACATTGCTGACGCTCGAAAGAAACTCAAGCAAGCCGGAGTAAGTAACCTCACCTTCACAATGATCGCCGCCACCGGCACGACTACCGCGCTGCTTACCCAGGTGTATCAAGCAATGATGGCCGAAGCTGGCATCAATATGAAGATCGAGCTGGTCGATAACGGTGCGCTGAGCAGCCGAGCGACGAGTTTCAACTTTGATGCAGCGCTCCTGAACTGGAGCGGTCGAATTGACCCTGATGGTAATATTTATGATTGGGTCAGAACGGGCGGGACTTACAACTACGGCCGTTACAGTAACAAGGAAGTGGATGCATTGCTTGCCAAGGCTCGTGCACAAAGCTCTATGAGTGCTCGTAAAGCCACTTATAACGTGGCACTTGGTAAAGTACTTAGCGATACGCCTTATATTTGGGTCTACCACCAAAGCAACATGTACGGTACCACCAAGGCTGTGAGTGGTCTGAAATCTATTCCTGATGGTATCCTCCGCTTTAAAGACGTAGTACTTAAATAA
- a CDS encoding peptidoglycan D,D-transpeptidase FtsI family protein → METKIKSRSIWMLLIGMFAFCFLAISYASVMAPLSPFETREGRKLPTPSGRGRILSADGRVLAATLVKDAGTFAQKETRVYPNGDMAGQLLGVMGASEGLEGLEHDYQDHLAAGQDLTLTIDTHLQAVTEAELQKKALEERAEYAAAIVMETRTGRLLAVASWPPSNPGKWKETPMRNRRNRAFIDRFEPGSVIKSLTVAAALDDGIIKPDQVLDTPMARYVGKRWGSTIRDSVAHGPRLTIQNVLRYSSNVGISHIVEPYTNEKFRARLSQFGIGTAPELPVVTASNGILRPIERWDTLVRTTNGFGQGMSTTLLQMAVAYNVLGNHGVYLPPRLNAADPVGTGRRVVRSETARTVREMLRMTIELGIPHRALLEGYDLGGKTGTAQFATAGGYSSEIYESTYAGFYPSTNPEITIAIMAHGARGEYHGADLAAPVYREIVASYASSRGHRPDPGLEAEQRVIQMDRNEGKYRDGTVDRAPMPSREELLKTTRAQGSAP, encoded by the coding sequence ATGGAAACCAAGATTAAATCACGCTCGATCTGGATGCTGCTGATAGGCATGTTTGCTTTCTGCTTCCTGGCGATCTCGTACGCGAGCGTGATGGCCCCGCTCTCACCGTTCGAGACCCGCGAGGGGCGCAAGCTTCCCACCCCCAGCGGACGCGGACGCATCCTGAGCGCCGATGGCCGGGTGCTGGCCGCCACCTTAGTCAAGGACGCGGGCACCTTCGCCCAGAAGGAGACGCGGGTGTACCCCAACGGGGATATGGCTGGGCAACTGCTCGGGGTCATGGGCGCCAGCGAGGGCCTCGAAGGCCTGGAACACGATTACCAGGACCATCTGGCGGCCGGCCAGGACCTCACGCTGACCATCGACACCCACCTGCAGGCCGTGACCGAAGCAGAACTGCAGAAGAAAGCCTTGGAAGAGCGTGCCGAGTACGCCGCGGCCATCGTGATGGAAACCAGAACCGGACGCCTCCTGGCCGTGGCCAGCTGGCCGCCCTCAAATCCTGGCAAGTGGAAAGAGACCCCCATGCGCAACCGGCGCAACCGGGCGTTTATCGACCGGTTCGAACCAGGATCGGTCATCAAGTCTCTAACCGTGGCCGCCGCCCTGGATGACGGCATCATCAAGCCGGATCAGGTCCTTGACACCCCCATGGCCCGGTACGTAGGCAAGAGGTGGGGCAGCACCATTCGCGACTCGGTGGCGCACGGGCCGCGCCTGACGATCCAGAACGTGCTGCGTTACTCCTCGAACGTCGGCATCAGCCACATTGTCGAGCCGTACACCAACGAGAAGTTCCGGGCTCGCCTCTCGCAATTCGGCATCGGCACCGCTCCCGAACTCCCGGTCGTCACGGCCAGTAACGGGATTCTGCGTCCCATCGAGCGCTGGGACACGCTGGTGCGCACCACCAACGGCTTCGGCCAGGGGATGTCCACCACGCTGCTGCAAATGGCCGTGGCGTACAACGTGCTGGGCAACCACGGCGTGTACCTCCCGCCGCGGCTCAACGCCGCAGATCCGGTGGGCACGGGCCGGCGCGTGGTGCGCAGCGAGACCGCCCGCACCGTGCGCGAGATGCTGCGCATGACCATCGAGCTGGGCATTCCGCACCGCGCGCTGCTCGAGGGCTACGACCTGGGGGGCAAGACCGGCACGGCCCAGTTCGCCACCGCCGGGGGGTACAGCAGCGAGATCTACGAATCAACCTACGCGGGCTTCTACCCCAGCACCAACCCTGAGATCACCATCGCCATCATGGCTCACGGCGCCAGGGGCGAGTACCATGGGGCCGACCTCGCGGCCCCCGTTTACCGTGAGATCGTCGCCAGCTACGCGTCCTCGCGCGGTCACCGGCCTGACCCCGGGCTTGAGGCTGAGCAGCGCGTCATTCAGATGGACCGCAACGAGGGCAAGTACCGTGACGGCACAGTGGACCGCGCGCCGATGCCCTCGCGCGAGGAACTCCTCAAGACCACCAGAGCCCAGGGCAGCGCACCCTGA
- a CDS encoding amidohydrolase family protein, with the protein MNLTDIPIYDHHAHALLHEPLWRAGPIEPYFTEATDPLILQHFARDTLFFRRSMRDLAAYYGCAPTMDAVLEARQNQDYGDLARHMFQDARIDTVLIDDGVWPDRLWSVRQSADRLPCAVRRVLRLESEVALLAAEHDSAAGLLTALETHLRHLAPTLAGLKSIAAYRTGLDISRPTAHSVEAAFTVLKRETSPGAVPRVNSKPLIDSVVWTGLRVAVDTGLPVQFHTGYGDPDLDMRLASPLHLRGVLEAPELRGLKVVMLHCYPYVREAGYLASVYGGAYLDLGLTIPYTSVTAMRTATLEALHLAPVTKVLFSTDAQRTPELYWLAARWGRTVLGDALDLTVRDGDLSPQEADWAARRILHDNARDLYPSIVVRAS; encoded by the coding sequence ATGAACCTCACTGATATCCCCATTTATGACCATCACGCTCACGCGCTGCTGCACGAACCGCTGTGGCGCGCCGGTCCGATCGAGCCGTACTTCACGGAAGCGACCGATCCGCTTATCCTCCAGCACTTCGCGCGCGACACCCTGTTTTTCCGAAGGTCCATGCGCGACCTGGCGGCCTACTACGGCTGCGCGCCGACCATGGACGCGGTGCTCGAGGCGCGGCAGAACCAGGATTATGGCGACCTGGCGCGGCACATGTTTCAAGACGCCAGGATCGACACGGTGCTGATTGACGACGGCGTCTGGCCGGACCGGTTGTGGAGCGTCCGCCAGAGTGCCGACCGGCTCCCCTGTGCCGTCAGGCGTGTCCTGCGCCTCGAGAGCGAGGTCGCATTGCTCGCTGCTGAGCACGACAGTGCCGCGGGCCTTCTCACCGCGCTCGAGACGCACCTGCGGCACCTCGCGCCTACCCTGGCGGGCCTCAAGAGCATTGCCGCATATCGCACCGGGCTCGATATCAGCCGGCCCACCGCACACAGTGTGGAAGCCGCGTTCACGGTGTTGAAGCGGGAAACCTCTCCAGGAGCCGTGCCCCGTGTGAACAGCAAACCGCTGATCGACAGCGTGGTGTGGACCGGCCTGCGCGTCGCCGTTGACACCGGCCTGCCGGTGCAGTTCCACACCGGGTACGGTGACCCCGACCTCGATATGCGCCTGGCCAGTCCACTGCATCTGCGCGGCGTGCTGGAAGCCCCGGAACTGCGCGGCCTGAAGGTCGTGATGCTGCACTGCTACCCCTACGTGCGTGAAGCCGGGTACCTCGCCAGCGTGTATGGCGGCGCCTACCTCGACCTCGGCCTCACAATTCCCTACACCAGCGTGACGGCCATGCGCACCGCCACGCTGGAGGCTCTGCATCTTGCCCCTGTCACCAAGGTGCTGTTCAGCACCGACGCGCAGCGGACGCCAGAACTGTACTGGCTCGCGGCCCGCTGGGGCCGCACCGTTCTAGGAGACGCGCTTGACCTGACGGTGAGGGACGGAGACCTGAGCCCGCAAGAAGCCGATTGGGCCGCCCGCCGTATCCTGCACGACAACGCCCGAGACCTGTACCCGTCTATCGTGGTTCGAGCGTCCTGA
- a CDS encoding glutamine synthetase family protein, with amino-acid sequence MNIQQLREAGVQYVRILWTDHANLIRAKAAHLSLLDAGLPDGVGIAAAQLALPVMADVVVPGAGLGPVGEVRLVPDWDTLTVLPYAPAQAQVLGDLRLGAGPWDCCPRAFLREQIRAAAQFGLTVNAAFENEFFLLRRDNGSYTPADTTVFAHTSGFNRHARFMLDLSAALEAQGLQPEFYYPEAGPGQQELSVRYSDALQAADQQITFRETARGVAEAHGLVASFLPKPFEGVAGSGCHLNLSLWRDGANAMADPHHPTGISREGQHFLAGVLFHLPALCALSVPSHNSYHRLRPHFWAGAYTAWGYENREAALRVSRAGHACSRFELKTSDASANPYLALGALIAAGLDGIEQQRPLPAEAVGDPALMSEEARRASGIELLPQSLHEAVTALERNTVLLDALGEARSRAYLAVRRAEWTALKDLNLPEELQLLAERY; translated from the coding sequence ATGAACATTCAGCAGTTGCGGGAAGCGGGCGTGCAGTACGTGCGCATCCTGTGGACCGACCACGCCAACCTGATCCGGGCCAAGGCTGCGCACCTCTCTCTCCTCGACGCTGGCCTTCCCGACGGCGTCGGTATTGCTGCTGCTCAGCTGGCCCTGCCGGTGATGGCGGACGTGGTGGTGCCTGGCGCGGGCCTCGGGCCGGTCGGGGAAGTGCGTCTGGTGCCCGACTGGGACACGCTGACGGTGCTTCCTTACGCACCGGCCCAGGCCCAGGTCCTCGGCGACCTGCGCCTGGGAGCGGGCCCGTGGGATTGCTGCCCACGCGCTTTTCTGCGTGAACAGATCCGTGCTGCGGCGCAGTTCGGCCTGACCGTGAACGCCGCGTTCGAGAACGAATTTTTCCTGCTCCGCCGCGACAATGGCAGCTATACGCCCGCGGACACCACCGTCTTCGCGCACACGTCCGGGTTCAACCGCCATGCGCGCTTCATGCTGGACCTGAGTGCCGCGCTCGAAGCCCAGGGACTGCAGCCCGAGTTCTACTACCCGGAGGCAGGACCAGGGCAGCAGGAACTCTCGGTCCGGTACTCGGACGCGCTGCAGGCTGCAGACCAGCAGATTACCTTCCGTGAAACGGCGCGCGGCGTGGCGGAAGCGCACGGCCTCGTGGCCAGTTTTCTGCCTAAACCGTTTGAAGGGGTGGCCGGAAGCGGATGTCACCTCAATCTGAGCCTCTGGCGCGACGGAGCCAACGCCATGGCCGACCCGCACCACCCGACCGGCATCAGCCGTGAAGGCCAGCATTTCCTGGCGGGCGTGCTGTTTCACCTCCCGGCCCTGTGCGCCCTGAGCGTCCCCAGTCACAACTCGTACCATCGCTTGCGTCCGCACTTCTGGGCTGGCGCGTACACGGCGTGGGGCTACGAAAACCGTGAAGCGGCGCTCCGCGTCAGCCGCGCAGGACACGCCTGCAGCCGTTTTGAACTCAAGACGTCGGATGCCAGCGCCAACCCGTACCTCGCGCTCGGCGCACTGATCGCTGCCGGTCTGGACGGCATCGAACAACAACGGCCTCTTCCGGCGGAGGCGGTTGGGGACCCGGCGCTGATGAGCGAGGAGGCCCGCCGGGCGAGTGGTATCGAGCTGCTGCCCCAGTCGCTTCATGAAGCAGTCACCGCCCTGGAGCGCAACACCGTGCTGCTTGACGCCCTGGGGGAGGCGCGGTCTCGCGCGTACCTGGCGGTCCGGCGCGCTGAATGGACTGCCCTGAAAGACCTGAATCTCCCCGAAGAGCTTCAGCTGCTCGCGGAAAGGTACTGA
- a CDS encoding Lrp/AsnC family transcriptional regulator, whose translation MDDTDTHLLRLLQHNADTSHAELGRQVGLSATGVHKRLRRLREDGVIKRTAIVLDRAKLGLDLMCFLKVNFKNNLASPNLDELHGAVSALPEVLECYTLTGTNDAIVKVAVRDHVALREFLQRFSEAQSIIERVETCIVLEEIREGNDYAVPKPQ comes from the coding sequence ATGGACGATACGGACACGCACCTGCTTCGCCTCCTTCAGCACAATGCCGACACCAGCCATGCCGAACTCGGGCGGCAGGTCGGTCTGTCCGCCACGGGTGTCCACAAACGGCTGCGGCGCCTGCGAGAGGACGGCGTCATCAAACGAACTGCCATCGTCCTGGACCGCGCCAAACTGGGTCTGGACCTGATGTGCTTTCTGAAGGTAAATTTCAAGAACAACCTCGCCTCACCGAATCTGGACGAGCTGCACGGCGCTGTGAGCGCGCTGCCGGAAGTTCTGGAGTGCTACACCTTAACCGGAACGAATGACGCCATTGTCAAAGTCGCCGTGCGCGACCATGTGGCCCTGCGGGAATTTCTGCAACGCTTCAGCGAGGCGCAGTCCATTATCGAACGTGTAGAGACCTGCATCGTGCTGGAGGAAATCCGCGAGGGGAACGACTACGCCGTCCCGAAACCGCAATGA
- a CDS encoding ABC transporter substrate-binding protein, translated as MMRFTALFVTALLGTASVSQAQTGTLTVATAQDPQNWDPIDTFLIAWGTVAHNIYDGLIIRTPDLKLQPGLATKWTYLNGGKTLRFTLRKGVKFHNGEPFNANAVKFSFDRLLGAEGKKGPQQANYTSIKQVKVVDPYTVDFILAQSDPVLLTKLAGYGAMIVPPRYIKEKGAAYFDTHPVGTGPFQFVSYKNGESIRLQAFPGYWGGKPKVANLTFRFIEEPATRVAELQSGRVDIATAIPVAQAATVKGNSKLSLQAVPSPTVQALRFNVSHSLTKDVRVRRALNHAVDRDAIIKSILQGYASPIASLQSSKSYGYDPNLKPYPYDPAKAKALLAEAGVKPGTPIGIDFIGTDAVFREVAQAVAGFFQAAGLKPELKTYETNTFYSDIIPKNKTSNAYQMGWGGWTFDFDNTAYLLYHSKQFWNPDYSNKTLDAMLDKQHTMSDQKQRLVILRDIARFTHEQAIDIPLYNQQDLWGVSKRVQGFQAPSDSLLHLRTVSVK; from the coding sequence ATGATGCGATTCACCGCGTTGTTCGTCACGGCACTACTTGGCACCGCCAGCGTTTCACAGGCCCAAACCGGCACCCTGACCGTCGCGACGGCCCAGGACCCCCAGAACTGGGACCCGATCGATACCTTTCTCATCGCGTGGGGCACCGTGGCGCACAACATCTACGATGGACTGATTATCCGGACCCCCGATCTGAAGCTTCAGCCAGGCCTGGCCACCAAGTGGACCTACCTGAACGGCGGCAAAACCCTGCGGTTCACCCTTCGCAAAGGCGTCAAATTTCATAATGGCGAACCGTTCAACGCCAATGCCGTCAAATTCTCCTTCGACCGCCTGCTCGGCGCTGAAGGCAAGAAAGGCCCGCAGCAAGCCAACTACACGTCCATCAAGCAGGTCAAAGTCGTCGATCCCTATACGGTGGATTTTATCCTCGCGCAGTCCGATCCGGTGCTGCTCACCAAACTGGCGGGGTACGGCGCCATGATCGTGCCGCCCAGATACATCAAGGAGAAGGGCGCCGCCTATTTCGACACGCACCCGGTAGGCACCGGTCCGTTTCAGTTCGTGTCGTACAAAAACGGCGAGTCCATCCGCCTTCAGGCCTTTCCCGGCTACTGGGGCGGCAAGCCGAAAGTGGCCAACCTGACTTTCCGGTTTATTGAGGAACCCGCCACCCGCGTGGCAGAACTCCAGTCTGGCCGGGTTGACATCGCCACTGCGATCCCGGTGGCGCAGGCCGCTACCGTCAAAGGCAACAGCAAGCTTTCCTTGCAGGCGGTGCCCAGCCCTACCGTGCAGGCCCTGCGTTTTAACGTCAGCCACAGCCTGACCAAGGACGTCCGGGTGCGCCGGGCGCTGAACCACGCCGTGGACCGCGACGCCATTATCAAGAGCATCCTCCAGGGCTACGCCAGCCCAATCGCGTCTCTCCAGTCGTCCAAGTCGTATGGGTACGACCCGAATCTCAAGCCGTACCCGTACGACCCTGCCAAGGCCAAGGCGCTGCTGGCTGAAGCCGGCGTGAAGCCCGGCACGCCCATCGGCATTGACTTTATCGGGACGGACGCAGTGTTCCGCGAGGTGGCGCAGGCCGTTGCCGGGTTCTTTCAGGCGGCCGGGTTGAAACCGGAACTGAAGACGTACGAGACGAACACTTTCTACAGCGACATCATTCCCAAAAACAAGACCAGCAACGCGTACCAGATGGGCTGGGGCGGATGGACGTTTGATTTCGACAACACCGCATACCTGCTGTACCACAGCAAGCAGTTCTGGAACCCGGACTACAGCAACAAAACCCTTGACGCGATGCTGGACAAGCAGCACACCATGAGTGACCAGAAGCAGCGCCTCGTGATCCTGCGTGACATCGCCCGCTTCACCCACGAACAGGCAATTGACATCCCGCTGTACAACCAGCAGGACCTGTGGGGTGTCAGCAAACGTGTGCAGGGCTTCCAGGCGCCGAGTGACAGCCTGCTGCACCTGCGCACTGTCAGTGTGAAGTGA
- a CDS encoding ABC transporter permease, producing the protein MARYLLSQLFQAALVVVFVTLVVAVMLRFSGDPAVAQFQGASAPTEEQLREIRQAMGLDRPFLVQYWDFLSGVVTGDLGTSFRGETAVRSLIAQAMPPTMLLALCSLGLSVLLSLPLAIHAAVHKGSWADQAVRFFSLLGLSFPNFWLGIMLALIFGVTLRWLPVSGYESAASLILPSVTLGLILTSTTVRLLRASLLDVLSSQYVTVARSKGLSERRVLYKHALRNTAIPMITFVGLQFGGLIGGVVIVEQVFAWPGLGSLALHAISNRDYPVLQGTVTVLAVLVVLVNLLVDLSYGLFDPRVRLE; encoded by the coding sequence GTGGCACGCTATCTGCTCTCGCAACTGTTCCAGGCCGCGCTGGTGGTGGTGTTCGTGACCCTGGTGGTGGCTGTCATGCTCCGGTTCTCTGGAGACCCGGCCGTGGCGCAGTTCCAGGGGGCGTCGGCACCCACGGAAGAGCAGCTGAGGGAAATTCGGCAGGCAATGGGACTGGACCGCCCGTTTCTGGTGCAGTACTGGGACTTTCTGTCGGGTGTTGTGACCGGGGATCTGGGCACCAGTTTCCGCGGGGAAACAGCCGTCCGGTCTCTGATCGCTCAGGCCATGCCTCCGACCATGCTGCTCGCCTTGTGCTCGCTGGGGCTCTCTGTGCTGCTGTCCCTGCCGCTGGCGATTCATGCGGCCGTGCACAAGGGCAGCTGGGCAGACCAGGCCGTGCGCTTCTTCTCTCTGCTCGGCCTCTCCTTCCCGAACTTCTGGCTGGGCATCATGCTCGCCCTGATCTTCGGCGTGACCCTGCGCTGGCTTCCGGTGTCCGGATATGAAAGCGCCGCCTCGCTGATCCTGCCCAGCGTGACCCTTGGCCTGATCCTGACTTCGACCACCGTGCGCCTGCTGCGCGCTTCACTGCTGGACGTGCTCAGTAGTCAGTACGTTACCGTGGCGCGCAGCAAAGGCCTGTCCGAACGGCGCGTGCTGTACAAACACGCCCTGAGGAACACCGCGATTCCTATGATCACGTTCGTCGGCCTCCAGTTTGGCGGACTGATCGGTGGGGTCGTGATCGTCGAGCAGGTCTTCGCCTGGCCGGGGCTGGGCTCACTCGCCTTGCATGCCATCTCCAACCGCGACTATCCGGTGCTGCAGGGCACCGTCACGGTTCTGGCGGTTCTGGTCGTGCTGGTCAATCTGCTGGTCGACCTTTCTTATGGTCTGTTTGACCCTCGCGTGCGGCTGGAGTGA